In Mesorhizobium sp. 113-3-3, a genomic segment contains:
- the purH gene encoding bifunctional phosphoribosylaminoimidazolecarboxamide formyltransferase/IMP cyclohydrolase: MAVAAKNIPAPDLVPVRRALLSVFDKTGLIDFARALAAAGVELVSTGGTAKALAEAGLAVRDVSELTGFPEIMDGRVKTLHPSVHGALLGVRDDPEHAAAMRKHHIEPIDLLVSNLYPFEEVRRSGADYAAIVENIDIGGPAMIRASAKNHAYVAIVTDPSDYASVLNALEMNIGSLSLDFRKKLAAKAFARTASYDAAISGWFAEALEIEHPTWRAFGGRLAEVMRYGENPHQGAGFYVNGDKRPGVATARQLQGKQLSYNNINDTDAAFELAGEFDPVRSAAVAIIKHANPCGVAEGISLKAAYAKALACDPVSAFGGIVALNRTLDAEAAQEIVKTFTEVIIAPDATDEAAAIVAAKKNLRLLVTGGLPDPRSAGTTVKSVAGGMLVQGRDNAVVDDLELKVVTKRAPTPAEMADLKFAFRVAKHVKSNAIVYAKDGATVGIGAGQMSRVDSSRIAARKALDAAEAAGMAEPLTKGSVVASDAFFPFADGLLAAVAAGATAVIQPGGSMNDKDVIAAADEHGIAMVFTGVRHFRH, encoded by the coding sequence ATGGCCGTCGCCGCCAAGAACATTCCCGCACCCGATCTCGTCCCCGTACGCCGTGCCTTGCTTTCGGTGTTCGACAAGACCGGCCTCATCGACTTCGCCAGGGCATTGGCCGCCGCCGGTGTCGAACTGGTCTCGACCGGTGGCACCGCCAAGGCTCTAGCCGAGGCAGGCCTGGCGGTGCGCGACGTCTCCGAGCTCACCGGCTTCCCCGAGATCATGGATGGCCGCGTCAAGACGCTGCATCCGTCGGTGCATGGCGCGCTGCTTGGCGTGCGCGACGACCCCGAGCATGCGGCGGCGATGCGCAAGCACCACATCGAGCCGATCGACCTCCTCGTCTCCAATCTCTATCCGTTCGAGGAAGTCCGTCGCTCCGGCGCCGACTATGCGGCGATCGTCGAGAACATCGACATTGGCGGCCCGGCAATGATCCGCGCCTCGGCCAAGAACCACGCCTATGTCGCCATCGTCACCGATCCGAGCGACTATGCCTCGGTGCTGAACGCGCTGGAAATGAACATCGGCTCCCTGTCGCTGGATTTCCGCAAGAAGCTGGCGGCCAAGGCCTTTGCTCGCACCGCCAGCTATGACGCGGCGATTTCCGGCTGGTTCGCCGAGGCGCTGGAGATCGAGCATCCGACCTGGCGCGCCTTTGGCGGCAGGCTGGCCGAGGTGATGCGCTACGGCGAAAACCCGCACCAGGGCGCCGGCTTCTACGTCAATGGCGACAAGCGCCCTGGCGTCGCCACGGCGCGGCAGTTGCAGGGCAAGCAGCTCTCCTACAACAACATCAACGACACCGACGCGGCCTTCGAACTGGCCGGCGAGTTCGATCCCGTCCGTTCCGCCGCCGTCGCCATCATCAAGCACGCCAACCCGTGCGGCGTCGCCGAGGGCATCTCGCTGAAGGCAGCCTATGCCAAGGCGCTCGCCTGCGATCCGGTATCGGCCTTTGGCGGCATCGTCGCCCTCAACCGCACCCTCGACGCCGAAGCGGCGCAGGAGATCGTGAAAACCTTCACCGAAGTGATCATCGCGCCCGATGCCACGGACGAGGCGGCGGCGATCGTCGCGGCCAAGAAGAACCTGCGCCTGCTGGTCACCGGCGGCCTGCCGGACCCGCGTTCGGCGGGGACGACGGTCAAATCCGTGGCCGGCGGCATGCTCGTCCAGGGCCGCGACAACGCCGTGGTCGACGACCTTGAGCTCAAGGTGGTGACGAAGCGTGCGCCGACGCCGGCGGAGATGGCCGATCTCAAATTCGCTTTCCGCGTCGCCAAGCACGTCAAGTCGAACGCCATCGTCTACGCCAAGGACGGCGCCACGGTCGGCATCGGCGCCGGCCAGATGAGCCGCGTCGATTCCTCCCGCATCGCCGCCCGGAAGGCGCTCGACGCGGCCGAGGCTGCCGGCATGGCCGAGCCTCTGACAAAGGGCTCGGTCGTCGCCTCCGACGCCTTCTTCCCCTTCGCCGACGGCCTGCTTGCCGCGGTCGCTGCCGGCGCCACCGCCGTCATCCAGCCGGGCGGCTCGATGAACGACAAGGACGTCATCGCTGCGGCCGATGAGCACGGCATCGCGATGGTGTTTACCGGGGTCAGGCATTTTAGACATTGA
- a CDS encoding heparinase II/III family protein — MALAASNTTRLWTLVAKEFWRKTRRRLRAGPVYRWRYSGRTPERVLIAPPDLRLADPQIALEIYYGRYPLSGHLVETGGKSPFQINVPNHGWQKTLHGFRWLRHMRAAGTELAAANARALVSDWIAMHGNNIAGIAWEPGTTAKRIIAWLQHSSVVLQGAEFPFYRAFLKSLAVQIRYLRSMAREMPDGKDRLRARIALAFAALSLPAPASALRGATRNLAEELNRQILADGGHISRNPMSVLEILADLLPLRQTYANQAETPPQALIGAIDRMLPALRFFRHQDGSLARFNGMGATIHDRIATILRHDDTAGAPLLHAPHSGYERLSMGGVTVIADTGLPPPVDVSNAAHAGCLAFELSSGRQHYIVNAGIDTYGAAEFRPLARATAAHSTATINDTSSARFSHSLRVNDLLGSPLIGGPQHVQCKRTDQKGVQGFVARHDGYVPRFGFLHERELKLSTNGNVLAGRDRFQRPGGAAIRNNGRDFITVRFHVHPDINLLQDEHDRLVLTADQADSWVFTADEVVPEVEESIYFAGLGGPRRSRQIVLAFKASDVSEVHWQLTRTSIAGYPDNN, encoded by the coding sequence TTGGCACTGGCTGCCAGCAACACGACGCGTCTGTGGACGCTGGTCGCGAAGGAGTTCTGGCGCAAGACGCGCCGGCGCTTGCGCGCCGGGCCGGTCTATCGCTGGCGCTATTCCGGCCGCACGCCCGAACGCGTCCTGATCGCGCCGCCGGACCTGCGGCTGGCCGACCCGCAGATCGCGCTGGAGATCTATTACGGCCGCTATCCCCTGTCGGGGCACCTGGTCGAAACCGGCGGCAAGTCGCCCTTCCAGATCAACGTGCCCAATCACGGCTGGCAAAAGACGCTGCATGGTTTTCGCTGGCTGCGCCACATGCGCGCCGCCGGTACCGAACTTGCCGCCGCCAATGCGCGTGCCCTGGTGTCCGACTGGATCGCCATGCACGGCAACAACATTGCCGGCATCGCCTGGGAGCCCGGGACGACCGCCAAGCGCATCATTGCCTGGTTGCAGCATTCTTCCGTCGTGCTGCAGGGCGCCGAATTCCCCTTCTACCGCGCCTTCCTGAAATCGCTGGCCGTCCAAATCCGCTATCTCAGGTCGATGGCGCGCGAGATGCCCGACGGCAAGGACCGGCTGCGCGCCCGCATAGCCCTTGCCTTCGCCGCGCTTTCCCTGCCCGCGCCGGCTTCGGCGCTGCGCGGCGCCACCCGCAACCTCGCCGAGGAACTCAACCGCCAGATCCTCGCCGATGGCGGCCATATCTCACGCAATCCAATGTCGGTGCTGGAAATCCTCGCCGACCTTTTGCCGCTGCGCCAGACCTACGCCAACCAGGCGGAGACCCCGCCGCAGGCACTGATCGGCGCCATCGACCGCATGCTACCGGCGCTGCGCTTCTTCCGCCACCAGGATGGCAGCCTCGCCCGTTTCAACGGCATGGGCGCCACCATCCATGACCGCATCGCCACAATATTGCGCCATGACGACACCGCCGGCGCGCCGCTGCTGCACGCCCCGCATTCGGGCTATGAGAGGCTGTCGATGGGGGGCGTCACCGTCATCGCCGACACCGGCCTGCCGCCGCCGGTCGACGTGTCCAACGCAGCACACGCCGGCTGCCTCGCCTTCGAGCTGTCGTCCGGCCGCCAGCATTACATCGTCAATGCAGGCATCGACACCTATGGCGCCGCCGAGTTCCGGCCGCTGGCGCGCGCCACCGCCGCGCACTCGACCGCCACCATCAACGACACCTCGTCGGCACGCTTCAGCCATTCGCTGCGCGTCAACGACCTGCTCGGCTCGCCATTGATCGGCGGCCCGCAGCATGTGCAGTGCAAGCGCACCGACCAGAAGGGCGTCCAGGGTTTTGTCGCCCGCCATGACGGCTATGTCCCGCGCTTCGGCTTCCTGCATGAACGCGAGCTGAAACTGTCGACGAACGGCAATGTGCTGGCCGGCCGGGACCGGTTCCAGCGCCCCGGCGGAGCCGCGATCCGCAACAATGGCCGTGACTTCATCACCGTGCGTTTCCATGTCCACCCCGACATCAACCTTTTGCAGGACGAGCACGACCGCCTGGTGCTGACAGCCGATCAGGCCGACAGCTGGGTGTTCACAGCAGACGAAGTGGTGCCGGAGGTCGAGGAATCGATCTATTTCGCCGGTCTTGGCGGCCCGCGCCGCAGCCGGCAGATCGTGCTTGCCTTCAAGGCCTCTGACGTGTCCGAAGTCCACTGGCAGCTGACGCGCACCAGCATCGCCGGCTATCCGGATAACAACTGA
- a CDS encoding AraC family transcriptional regulator → MIDRPYALYRSPPAGMGGLSVTGTGRHRVDRAIVRRKLPDFAVVLVEEGRGWLETKAAGRQAIVGPSLFWLFPDRIHSYGPDEAGWSERWALFDGALTRDFTRMRLIAEQAPVVPLSDPGGIQLLFDRLHAELSQDTALSQAEAAATMHALVMRAARQTVARSSGENHPDFRSVIDDLRRRAAEPLDVSAFAAKFGMSPATLRRKFVLHTGLSPKGFQLRIRLDLAKQLLAATDSPVETVASTVGIGDAFYFSRLFRDRENCSPSEFRRRHKRT, encoded by the coding sequence ATGATCGACCGACCCTATGCCTTGTACCGATCGCCGCCGGCTGGCATGGGCGGCCTGTCGGTGACGGGAACAGGCCGGCACCGCGTCGACCGGGCCATCGTCAGGCGAAAGCTCCCGGATTTTGCCGTGGTGCTGGTGGAGGAAGGGCGAGGCTGGCTCGAAACCAAGGCCGCCGGCAGGCAGGCGATCGTCGGGCCCAGCCTTTTCTGGCTGTTTCCCGACAGGATCCATTCCTACGGGCCGGACGAGGCCGGCTGGAGCGAACGTTGGGCGCTCTTCGACGGGGCGTTGACGCGCGATTTCACGCGCATGCGGCTGATCGCCGAGCAGGCACCGGTCGTTCCCTTGTCCGACCCTGGCGGCATACAGCTTCTGTTCGACCGGCTGCATGCCGAACTGTCCCAGGACACGGCGCTGAGCCAGGCCGAAGCCGCCGCGACCATGCATGCGCTGGTCATGCGAGCCGCCCGGCAGACGGTCGCCCGGAGCAGCGGCGAGAACCACCCCGACTTCCGGTCTGTGATCGACGATTTGCGGCGCCGCGCCGCCGAACCGCTGGACGTCAGCGCATTTGCCGCGAAATTCGGCATGTCGCCGGCAACGCTGCGGCGCAAGTTCGTCCTGCACACCGGGCTGTCGCCGAAGGGATTTCAGCTGCGCATCCGGCTCGATCTCGCCAAGCAATTGCTGGCGGCCACCGATTCGCCTGTCGAGACGGTGGCGTCGACGGTCGGCATCGGCGATGCCTTCTACTTCTCCCGGCTCTTTCGCGACCGCGAAAACTGCTCGCCCAGCGAGTTTCGCCGCCGCCACAAGAGGACATAA
- a CDS encoding phytanoyl-CoA dioxygenase family protein, which yields MSISADVRALPGAPPVALTANGKVLSTMPNRLGYLSPTDPSVGVEAIRRLYAAQGYVWLKGLLPRGEVIDFRGWVLSHLAESGLLKPATDPSLGVASDSAFDRQRAERRLMSLVRSTAYEGFCAQPRLSRLMDAFTGGLSYLHKRKIMRFTLPGSSTTTPAHYDLVYLRGGTSRVVTAWIPIGDTSIDMGGLVYLEGSHAIGTALETQFARDNADLSPAERISAYNRNMTEGGWVSKDLPEMAERFDTRWLMADFEAGDIVLHSPYMIHASTTNQSRNGLIRLSTDIRYQNVDDEIDARWSNHWSLDDML from the coding sequence ATGTCGATATCAGCCGATGTAAGGGCATTACCAGGCGCCCCGCCGGTTGCGCTGACAGCCAACGGCAAGGTGCTGTCGACGATGCCGAACAGGCTGGGGTACCTTTCCCCGACAGATCCTTCCGTCGGCGTCGAGGCCATTCGCCGCCTTTATGCGGCTCAAGGCTATGTCTGGCTGAAAGGCCTTTTGCCGCGCGGCGAGGTGATCGACTTTCGCGGCTGGGTGCTTTCGCATCTTGCCGAGAGCGGACTTTTGAAGCCGGCGACCGACCCTTCGCTCGGTGTCGCCTCCGACAGTGCCTTCGATCGCCAGCGCGCCGAGCGCCGCTTGATGTCGCTGGTCCGCTCGACCGCCTATGAGGGCTTTTGCGCGCAGCCGCGCCTATCGCGTCTGATGGACGCCTTCACAGGTGGCTTGTCCTACCTGCACAAGCGAAAGATCATGCGCTTCACCTTGCCAGGCAGTTCCACCACGACACCAGCGCATTACGACCTCGTCTATCTGCGCGGAGGCACCAGCCGCGTGGTGACGGCCTGGATACCGATCGGCGACACGTCGATCGACATGGGAGGGCTCGTCTACCTGGAGGGATCGCATGCCATCGGCACTGCCCTGGAAACACAGTTCGCCAGGGACAATGCCGATCTCAGCCCCGCGGAACGCATCAGTGCCTACAACCGCAACATGACCGAAGGCGGCTGGGTGTCGAAAGATCTGCCCGAAATGGCGGAACGGTTCGACACGCGCTGGCTGATGGCGGATTTCGAGGCGGGCGACATCGTCCTTCACTCGCCCTACATGATCCATGCCTCCACCACCAACCAGAGCAGGAACGGGCTGATCCGGCTGTCGACCGACATCCGCTACCAGAATGTCGACGACGAAATCGATGCTCGCTGGAGCAATCACTGGAGCCTGGACGACATGCTTTAG